The Clostridium sporogenes region TAAGCAAAGCTAACATAAGAGAATACTTGGCTTGTCCTAATGCTAAAAATGTTTGCTGACAAGCTATCTGTGCTCCAAATATACCAATACCTGCAAAATATATTTTTATACTCCAAGAAGTAATTGATATAAGCTCTGGTTTGTTGTTAAATATACTTACGAATATTTCTGGGAATATCATTAGGCTCCCCCACATAATAACTGTATAGGAAATGCAACATATTATTAATAACTTGAAGGTGCTTTTTACTCTTTCTATTTTTTTTGCACCAAAGTTATAACTTATAATAGGCTGAGCTCCTTGAGTTAATCCCATAAGTGGAAGAAGTAATATTTGCATTATACTACTCATTATAGTCATAGCCCCTACTGCTAAGTCACCACCATGAATCTGTAATTTACTATTCATAGATATAAGTACTAAGCTTTCTGTGGCTTGCATTATAAAAGGTGAAACTCCTAAAGCAATAATAGGGAAAATTACTTTTTTATTTAAAAACAAATATTTTTTTCTTACTTTAATTATACTTTTATCTCCAAACAAGAAAAATAATACCCATATAGCAGATATACATTGAGATGTAACAGTAGCTATAGCAGCCCCTTTAACCCCTAAATTTAATCCAAATATAAATATTGGATCTAAAATTATATTTATAATAGCTCCAATCATTACTGTAATCATTCCTGTCTTTGCAAAGCCCTGGGTATTTATAAATGGATTCATTCCTAGTGCTATTAAAACAAATAATGTTCCTATAAGATATATAGTTAAATAATCTTTGGCAAATTCAATGGTCCTATTACTTGCTCCAAACTTCCAAAGAATAGGCTCTTTAAATACCAAAAATACTATGGTTAATACAATAGACAATATAATTAGCATAGAAAAACTATTGGACATTATTTTCTCAGAATCGCCATTGTTATTTTCTCCCATTTTAATAGCAACAAGAGGAGCTCCCCCCATTCCTATAAGAGCACTAAAGGCTGAAATTATCATAATAATAGGAAAGGCAACTCCCACTCCTGCCATGGCTAGTTCACCATTAGGCATTCTTCCTATAAATATTCTATCTACTATGTTATAAAGTACATTTACTATCTGTGCAATTATAGCCGGTGCTGATAGTTTGAATAGCAGTTTACCTATATTACCTTTTCCTAAATCT contains the following coding sequences:
- a CDS encoding MATE family efflux transporter, which translates into the protein MNANRTDLGKGNIGKLLFKLSAPAIIAQIVNVLYNIVDRIFIGRMPNGELAMAGVGVAFPIIMIISAFSALIGMGGAPLVAIKMGENNNGDSEKIMSNSFSMLIILSIVLTIVFLVFKEPILWKFGASNRTIEFAKDYLTIYLIGTLFVLIALGMNPFINTQGFAKTGMITVMIGAIINIILDPIFIFGLNLGVKGAAIATVTSQCISAIWVLFFLFGDKSIIKVRKKYLFLNKKVIFPIIALGVSPFIMQATESLVLISMNSKLQIHGGDLAVGAMTIMSSIMQILLLPLMGLTQGAQPIISYNFGAKKIERVKSTFKLLIICCISYTVIMWGSLMIFPEIFVSIFNNKPELISITSWSIKIYFAGIGIFGAQIACQQTFLALGQAKYSLMLALLRKIILLIPLIFILPLFMKDKLFAVLLAEPIADVIASLITIISFSLFYKKTLNNKELLMVNR